The following coding sequences lie in one Yoonia sp. G8-12 genomic window:
- a CDS encoding SDR family oxidoreductase: MSKTVLLTGASGYIAKHITLQLLEAGYHVRGSVRSLSRAAEVTEAVRPHLSDAKNLDDRLTFAALDLMSDDGWDAAMAGVDVVVHTASPFPITQPKNEDDLIRPAVDGALRALRAAHKGGVTRVILTSSTAAISGSALPAGDTSFDETNWTDPADPDTSAYTRSKTLAEQAAWDFVRETAPDMQLTVINPGFVIGAPLDDKFGTSISVIERIMRAKDPMLPNFGFPTVDVRDVAEMHVSAIENPQTYGQRIMTVDKFMKFVDLAKAIKAAFPDRNIVTRVAPDFVVRFLGLFDPAIKSITPGLGRVDRMDNARALVTLGRGMRQAHKSAVDTAAYLIDNKLV, from the coding sequence GTGTCAAAGACCGTCCTGCTAACCGGCGCCTCCGGTTATATTGCCAAGCATATCACATTGCAGCTTTTGGAAGCAGGCTATCATGTGCGCGGCTCTGTGCGTAGTCTATCGCGCGCGGCAGAAGTGACAGAGGCAGTCCGCCCGCACCTCAGTGACGCTAAAAATCTTGATGACAGGCTCACCTTCGCAGCCCTGGATCTGATGTCGGATGACGGTTGGGATGCGGCCATGGCGGGTGTTGATGTGGTAGTTCATACCGCATCGCCCTTTCCAATAACCCAACCCAAAAACGAAGATGATCTGATCCGCCCCGCCGTCGATGGTGCCTTGCGGGCACTACGCGCCGCACACAAAGGTGGCGTGACACGGGTGATCCTGACATCCTCCACTGCCGCCATCAGCGGATCTGCTTTACCCGCTGGGGATACATCGTTTGACGAAACAAACTGGACTGATCCAGCGGATCCGGACACATCGGCCTACACCCGATCAAAAACGCTGGCCGAGCAAGCCGCATGGGATTTTGTGCGTGAAACGGCCCCAGATATGCAGTTGACGGTTATCAACCCAGGCTTCGTGATCGGTGCACCACTCGACGACAAATTCGGCACTTCCATTTCCGTGATCGAACGGATTATGCGGGCAAAAGATCCGATGTTGCCAAACTTCGGGTTCCCCACTGTCGACGTCCGTGATGTGGCCGAAATGCACGTGTCCGCCATCGAGAACCCACAAACATATGGTCAGCGAATTATGACAGTCGATAAATTCATGAAATTCGTGGATTTGGCAAAGGCCATCAAGGCGGCGTTTCCTGATCGCAATATTGTCACCCGTGTTGCGCCGGATTTTGTCGTTCGATTCCTTGGGCTTTTCGATCCTGCGATCAAATCCATCACCCCGGGCCTTGGGCGCGTGGATCGGATGGACAACGCGCGCGCACTTGTCACATTAGGGCGCGGGATGCGGCAGGCGCACAAATCAGCCGTTGATACAGCGGCCTACCTGATTGACAACAAACTGGTCTAG
- a CDS encoding acyl-CoA dehydrogenase family protein: MAHDGQDMTMKQTPVLTDLLALTAAAMPAVEDVLDRAKDAVRAVVEENGRVSGKLIEENQTAAHGLAWLATYAQSLRQMQNWAERLQADGKFGEVEQLIHQIAFGEYLWQIYGGMPMSQNEIVRLQDIGLSQDDMRALMQPAVMTLTQAGNTQAARLRLVELMEEQSANITVGSSGLDDELEMIREQFRRFSIERVEPDAHDWHLKDELIPLEIIDEMAELGVFGLTIPEEYGGFGLSKASMCVVSEELSRGYIGVGSLATRSEIAAELILCGGTEAQKQQWLPGLASAEILPTAVFTEPNTGSDLGSLRTRAVKKGDDWEVTGNKTWITHATRTHVMTMLARTDPETTDYRGLSMFLAEKTPGTEENPFPTSGMTGGEIEVLGYRGMKEYELAFDGFAIKGENLLGGETGKGFKQLMQTFESARIQTAARAVGVAQSALDVGMQYAQDRKQFGKALIQFPRVASKLAMMAVEIMIARQLTYFSAHEKDNDRRCDLEAGMAKLLGARIAWACADNALQIHGGNGFALEYKVSRILCDARILNIFEGAAEIQAQVIARRLLD, encoded by the coding sequence ATGGCGCATGATGGTCAGGATATGACAATGAAACAAACACCAGTTCTGACTGATCTGTTGGCACTTACTGCTGCTGCGATGCCCGCCGTCGAGGATGTCTTGGACCGCGCCAAAGACGCTGTACGTGCCGTTGTAGAAGAAAACGGGCGTGTGTCCGGCAAGCTGATTGAAGAAAACCAGACGGCCGCACATGGCCTTGCTTGGTTGGCGACTTACGCTCAATCGCTGCGGCAGATGCAAAACTGGGCCGAGCGACTACAAGCCGATGGCAAATTTGGCGAAGTTGAACAATTGATCCATCAGATCGCATTCGGTGAATACCTCTGGCAGATCTATGGCGGCATGCCGATGAGCCAAAACGAGATTGTACGCCTTCAAGATATTGGCCTCTCACAAGACGACATGCGCGCGCTGATGCAACCCGCCGTCATGACGCTGACCCAAGCAGGCAACACGCAAGCCGCCCGCCTGCGCCTTGTCGAACTGATGGAAGAGCAATCGGCCAATATCACCGTCGGTTCCTCTGGTCTTGATGACGAACTTGAAATGATCCGCGAACAGTTCCGCCGCTTTAGTATCGAGCGCGTAGAGCCGGACGCCCATGATTGGCACCTCAAAGACGAATTGATCCCGCTTGAAATCATCGACGAGATGGCTGAACTGGGTGTCTTCGGCCTCACGATACCCGAAGAATACGGCGGTTTTGGGCTATCAAAAGCCTCGATGTGTGTCGTCTCTGAGGAACTGTCGCGCGGGTACATCGGTGTCGGCTCGCTGGCGACACGCTCAGAGATCGCAGCGGAACTGATCCTTTGCGGCGGTACCGAAGCGCAAAAACAACAGTGGTTGCCCGGCTTGGCGTCTGCAGAAATCCTGCCGACAGCCGTTTTTACCGAGCCCAACACAGGCTCGGACCTCGGCAGCCTGCGCACCCGCGCCGTGAAGAAGGGTGATGACTGGGAAGTGACCGGCAACAAGACTTGGATCACCCACGCGACCCGCACACATGTCATGACCATGCTTGCGCGAACCGATCCGGAGACAACCGACTATCGTGGTCTATCCATGTTCTTGGCCGAAAAAACACCTGGCACAGAAGAAAACCCCTTTCCCACATCAGGTATGACGGGCGGCGAGATTGAAGTGCTGGGCTATCGCGGCATGAAAGAATACGAGCTGGCGTTTGATGGTTTTGCCATCAAGGGTGAAAACCTGCTGGGTGGCGAAACCGGCAAAGGCTTTAAGCAGTTAATGCAAACTTTTGAATCCGCGCGTATCCAAACAGCTGCACGTGCTGTAGGTGTCGCGCAATCCGCGCTTGATGTGGGCATGCAATACGCTCAAGACCGCAAGCAATTTGGCAAAGCTCTCATCCAGTTCCCGCGTGTAGCCAGCAAACTGGCCATGATGGCGGTCGAGATTATGATCGCGCGGCAGCTGACCTATTTCAGCGCACATGAAAAAGACAATGACCGGCGCTGCGACCTTGAAGCGGGAATGGCCAAACTATTGGGCGCGCGGATTGCATGGGCTTGTGCCGACAATGCGCTGCAAATCCACGGCGGCAACGGTTTCGCGCTTGAATATAAGGTCAGCCGCATTCTGTGCGATGCGCGCATCCTGAATATCTTTGAAGGTGCAGCAGAAATTCAGGCGCAAGTGATTGCGCGGCGCTTGCTGGACTAA
- a CDS encoding sulfite exporter TauE/SafE family protein, whose product MFEFSPLITPVIFGFACAVTMLGGFVKGAVGFAMPLIMISGMGILIPPELVVAGIVIPIVISNGLQVARSGFGNAQVALKEHWRYVLVVCVMILISAQFVRSIPSNIMFMVLGVPVVALCCIQLIGWRPQIAPRWRRPFEWAAGALAGTLGGLAGTWGPPTVLYLLALNTPRTSQMSVQGVIYGLGSVMLLLGHLQSGILNAQTWVFSAALVLPALAGMWLGFRLGDRFDQERFRRVTLWVLIIAGVNLIRRGVMG is encoded by the coding sequence ATGTTTGAATTTTCGCCTCTCATAACCCCTGTTATTTTCGGCTTTGCCTGCGCAGTGACGATGCTGGGCGGATTTGTCAAAGGTGCTGTTGGATTCGCGATGCCGCTGATCATGATTTCCGGCATGGGTATTCTGATCCCGCCGGAGTTGGTTGTTGCAGGCATTGTGATTCCGATTGTGATCAGCAACGGGTTACAGGTAGCGCGCTCGGGCTTTGGCAATGCACAGGTGGCCCTGAAAGAGCATTGGCGCTACGTGCTTGTGGTCTGCGTGATGATTCTCATATCAGCGCAATTTGTGCGAAGCATCCCCAGCAATATCATGTTTATGGTGCTCGGTGTGCCAGTTGTTGCCTTATGCTGCATTCAGTTGATCGGCTGGCGCCCGCAGATAGCCCCGCGATGGCGGCGCCCCTTTGAATGGGCTGCAGGTGCGCTGGCTGGAACACTTGGCGGCTTGGCGGGCACATGGGGCCCTCCCACGGTTTTGTATCTGCTTGCATTGAACACGCCACGCACAAGCCAGATGTCAGTGCAGGGTGTGATCTATGGCCTGGGCTCGGTGATGCTTTTGCTGGGACATTTGCAATCGGGCATCCTGAATGCACAGACATGGGTATTTTCGGCCGCACTCGTCCTGCCAGCGCTTGCGGGCATGTGGCTGGGGTTCCGTTTGGGTGATCGGTTTGACCAAGAGCGGTTTCGGCGTGTCACCCTTTGGGTGCTTATTATTGCGGGGGTCAATCTGATCCGCCGCGGCGTAATGGGGTAG
- a CDS encoding phosphoenolpyruvate carboxykinase, translating to MDQGTVNPSMKLEDQGITGLGYVYYNRSEAELHDAAVAAGEGVTGKGGTFLVTTGKHTGRSPKDKFVVKTDGVVDTIWWENNPPMEAAKFDVLYADILEHMKGGTYNVQDLFGGADPAHRLDVRVVTELAWHGLFIRHLLRRPDVAELESFVPDFTIINCPTFKADPEKHGCRSETVIAMNFEKKLILIGGTEYAGENKKSVFTLLNYLLPEKGIMPMHCSANHAPGNPVDTAVFFGLSGTGKTTLSADPTRVLIGDDEHGWSERGTFNFEGGCYAKTIGLDPEAEPEIYATCSMPHTVIENMVFDPETLELDFEDDSLTANMRCAYPLNYISNASETALGGHPKNIIMLTCDAFGVLPPIARLTPAQAMYHFLSGFTSKVAGTERGVTEPEPTFSTCFGAPFMPRRPEVYGNLLRSKIASHGATCWLVNTGWTGGAYGTGSRMPIKATRALLSAALDGTLIESTFRKDVHFGFEVPISVDGVDDKLLNPRDTWADKAAYDTQAAKLVTMFSNNFEKYVPFIDDDVKAAAIG from the coding sequence ATGGACCAAGGTACGGTCAACCCTTCGATGAAGCTTGAAGATCAAGGCATCACAGGGCTGGGTTATGTCTATTACAACCGCTCTGAAGCCGAACTACACGATGCGGCCGTTGCTGCCGGTGAAGGCGTGACAGGCAAAGGCGGGACGTTCCTTGTTACCACAGGCAAGCACACAGGCCGCTCTCCCAAAGACAAGTTTGTCGTCAAGACCGATGGCGTCGTCGATACGATCTGGTGGGAAAACAATCCCCCAATGGAGGCCGCCAAGTTTGATGTACTCTATGCTGATATACTGGAGCACATGAAGGGCGGCACGTACAATGTGCAGGATCTCTTTGGTGGAGCGGACCCCGCACATCGGCTTGATGTACGTGTTGTGACCGAACTCGCTTGGCATGGTCTATTCATCCGTCACCTTCTGCGCCGGCCCGACGTTGCCGAGCTGGAAAGCTTTGTGCCGGATTTCACAATTATCAACTGCCCCACATTCAAGGCCGATCCCGAAAAGCACGGGTGCCGGTCCGAGACAGTGATCGCGATGAATTTCGAAAAGAAGCTGATCCTGATCGGCGGTACCGAATACGCTGGCGAAAACAAGAAGTCTGTTTTCACACTGCTCAACTATCTGCTGCCCGAGAAGGGCATCATGCCGATGCACTGCTCGGCAAACCACGCGCCGGGCAACCCTGTGGACACCGCTGTGTTCTTTGGCCTGTCGGGCACTGGCAAGACAACCTTGTCCGCTGATCCGACGCGGGTGTTGATCGGCGATGATGAACATGGCTGGTCCGAGCGCGGGACATTCAATTTCGAAGGCGGTTGCTACGCCAAGACAATCGGCCTTGACCCCGAAGCAGAGCCGGAAATCTATGCGACGTGTTCGATGCCGCATACAGTGATCGAGAATATGGTTTTCGACCCCGAAACCCTGGAACTGGATTTCGAAGACGATAGCCTGACCGCGAATATGCGCTGCGCCTATCCTTTGAACTACATTTCCAACGCCTCGGAAACCGCGTTGGGTGGTCACCCCAAGAATATCATCATGCTGACTTGCGATGCTTTTGGCGTGTTGCCTCCGATTGCACGACTGACGCCAGCGCAGGCGATGTACCACTTCCTGTCCGGTTTCACCTCAAAGGTCGCCGGCACCGAGCGCGGCGTGACCGAACCAGAACCCACATTCAGCACCTGCTTTGGCGCGCCTTTCATGCCACGCAGACCAGAAGTTTATGGCAACTTGTTGCGCTCCAAGATTGCAAGTCATGGGGCGACATGCTGGCTGGTGAACACAGGCTGGACTGGCGGCGCCTATGGAACAGGGTCGCGGATGCCAATCAAAGCCACTCGTGCGCTATTGTCTGCGGCTCTTGATGGTACCTTGATCGAAAGCACCTTCCGCAAGGACGTGCACTTTGGGTTTGAAGTGCCGATTTCCGTTGATGGTGTCGACGACAAACTGTTGAACCCACGCGATACATGGGCAGACAAAGCGGCCTATGACACGCAAGCTGCAAAGCTGGTCACAATGTTCAGCAACAATTTTGAAAAGTATGTCCCGTTCATTGACGACGACGTCAAAGCTGCAGCCATCGGGTAA
- a CDS encoding response regulator transcription factor, whose translation MSRIALVDDDRNILTSVAMTLEAEGFEVETYNDGLSALEAFNKRMPDMAVLDIKMPRMDGMDLLQRLRQKTSMPVIFLTSKDDEIDEVLGLRMGADDYVKKPFSQRLLVERIRALLRRQDAIAGEEIEETEDTKVMVRGELVMDPLRHAVKWKGRDVSLTVTEFLLLQALAQRPGFVKSRDQLMDVAYDDQVYVDDRTIDSHIKRLRKKMRNTDDEFSAIETLYGIGYRYNEE comes from the coding sequence ATGTCGAGAATTGCACTTGTAGATGATGACAGGAACATCCTCACATCCGTTGCCATGACACTCGAGGCCGAAGGTTTCGAGGTTGAGACCTATAACGACGGGCTCTCAGCGCTTGAAGCGTTCAACAAGCGGATGCCTGACATGGCGGTTTTGGACATTAAAATGCCACGGATGGACGGAATGGATTTGTTGCAAAGACTGCGACAAAAGACCTCCATGCCCGTTATTTTCCTGACTTCCAAGGACGATGAGATCGACGAAGTCCTTGGCTTGCGCATGGGTGCGGACGATTACGTAAAAAAGCCATTTTCTCAGCGTTTACTTGTGGAACGAATCCGGGCGCTCTTGCGCAGACAAGATGCGATTGCCGGCGAAGAAATTGAGGAAACCGAAGACACCAAAGTCATGGTGCGCGGTGAGTTGGTGATGGATCCGCTCCGTCACGCAGTGAAATGGAAAGGGAGAGACGTATCCCTAACGGTAACGGAATTCTTGTTGTTGCAGGCCTTGGCCCAGCGACCCGGTTTTGTGAAAAGCCGCGATCAGCTGATGGATGTCGCTTACGATGACCAAGTTTACGTGGACGATCGTACGATCGACAGCCACATCAAGCGGCTGCGGAAGAAGATGCGCAACACAGATGACGAGTTCTCTGCGATCGAGACCCTTTATGGAATCGGGTACCGCTACAACGAAGAGTAA
- a CDS encoding sensor histidine kinase, whose amino-acid sequence MTASPKIDVRDLKSVRQAARTPDLVLGDDWVDPDFVTEEIEVDEIPGGRLFALRRSPIARKIITFNLIALILLISGVLYLSPSRDSLAFQRANGLINEAQLIADVFEGQLPRIAPVNLVTADGINPTATLEGLNLRGGVDVSVFAPDTTLVARASGSLNQDQIADLEAQTGGTFVLDFLVSIWDGLISLGSFGQENVSEEEALIRLTQENVRDAIANGTQLEASEINGATSFIVTTPIMRNDVAVGVIAVTTAAGEVDSLVRREREQFLRLFFVGILVSVGLSLVLASTIANPLAQLATAAEASQEKNARKMSPGRVRIPDLSGRPDEIGRLSAALRSMVSALYERIEGNEQFAADVAHEIKNPLASLRSAVGTMRVAKREDQRERLLEVIEHDVKRLDRLVSDISNASRLDSELVKEEEEAFDLIKMLGNIGEFLGKDAQLRGVDFVTDLPEGKLMVQGLEGRMAQVFVNLITNAISFCDKGDAIRIWARTRQNRVLVVVEDTGPGIPDDALTKIFQRFYSERPEGQFGNNSGLGLAISKQIVEAHGGAIWAENIRPTDADPTSEPLGARFVVGLPI is encoded by the coding sequence ATGACGGCTTCGCCCAAAATTGACGTGCGCGATCTCAAGTCCGTGCGCCAAGCGGCGCGTACGCCCGATCTTGTGCTGGGTGATGATTGGGTTGACCCAGACTTCGTTACCGAAGAAATCGAAGTTGACGAGATCCCGGGCGGTCGGCTCTTTGCGCTGCGGCGCTCGCCAATCGCGCGCAAAATCATAACCTTCAATCTGATTGCTTTGATCTTGTTGATTTCCGGTGTGCTCTATTTGAGCCCGTCGCGTGACAGCCTTGCGTTTCAGCGCGCAAATGGGTTGATCAATGAGGCGCAGTTGATTGCGGATGTTTTTGAGGGGCAGCTGCCCAGAATAGCGCCAGTGAACCTCGTTACTGCAGATGGCATTAATCCGACGGCCACGCTTGAGGGGCTTAATCTGCGTGGCGGGGTTGATGTGTCGGTCTTTGCGCCGGATACGACGCTGGTCGCGCGCGCAAGTGGCAGTCTTAATCAAGATCAGATCGCTGATTTAGAAGCGCAGACCGGTGGGACGTTCGTTCTCGATTTCCTTGTATCGATCTGGGATGGGTTGATCAGCCTGGGGTCCTTCGGGCAAGAAAACGTGAGCGAGGAAGAAGCCCTTATCCGGCTCACTCAAGAGAATGTGCGGGACGCGATCGCAAACGGCACCCAGCTGGAAGCGTCGGAAATTAATGGTGCGACCAGTTTCATCGTTACAACGCCAATCATGCGCAATGATGTGGCTGTCGGTGTCATTGCCGTGACAACCGCCGCAGGTGAGGTCGATAGCCTCGTGCGCCGCGAACGCGAACAGTTCTTGCGCCTCTTCTTTGTCGGTATTTTGGTCAGCGTCGGCCTGAGTTTGGTTCTGGCCTCCACCATCGCCAACCCTTTGGCGCAACTGGCGACCGCTGCCGAAGCAAGCCAGGAAAAAAACGCGCGGAAGATGTCTCCCGGCCGCGTCCGTATCCCTGATCTCAGCGGGCGTCCGGATGAAATCGGCCGCTTGTCCGCTGCCCTGCGCAGTATGGTGTCGGCCCTTTACGAACGGATTGAGGGGAACGAACAGTTTGCCGCAGATGTGGCCCATGAAATCAAGAACCCGCTTGCGTCTTTGCGTTCGGCCGTTGGCACGATGCGCGTGGCAAAGCGTGAGGACCAGCGCGAGCGTTTGCTTGAAGTGATTGAACACGATGTGAAGCGTTTGGACCGGCTTGTCAGTGATATCTCGAACGCGTCGCGCCTTGATAGTGAACTGGTCAAGGAAGAGGAAGAAGCCTTCGACCTGATCAAGATGCTGGGAAACATTGGCGAATTTCTAGGCAAAGACGCGCAATTGCGTGGCGTTGATTTCGTTACTGATCTGCCAGAGGGCAAGTTGATGGTCCAAGGACTTGAGGGGCGGATGGCGCAGGTCTTTGTCAATCTGATCACGAATGCCATCTCTTTTTGCGACAAAGGTGATGCAATCCGGATCTGGGCGCGGACCCGTCAGAATCGGGTGCTTGTTGTGGTCGAAGACACAGGCCCCGGTATTCCCGATGATGCGCTGACCAAGATTTTCCAACGTTTCTATTCAGAACGTCCTGAAGGACAGTTTGGCAATAATTCCGGCCTTGGGTTGGCGATCTCCAAGCAGATCGTTGAGGCCCATGGCGGCGCGATCTGGGCAGAAAATATCCGACCAACTGATGCCGATCCGACTTCCGAGCCTCTGGGCGCCCGTTTTGTCGTTGGTCTGCCAATCTAA
- a CDS encoding HPr kinase/phosphorylase — MSASHTLHATCVAWADRCVIITGKSGSGKSAFGLQLMALGCKLVADDGVHVTLENDALVAQAPEAIKGLIEARGIGILNAEVQGRAKIVLAVDLDQSEPERLPIQRSFEVLGHNVPLIWRVDAPHFAPAILQILKSGWSDR; from the coding sequence ATGTCAGCATCCCACACTCTGCACGCGACCTGTGTGGCATGGGCTGATCGTTGCGTCATCATCACGGGCAAATCTGGTTCCGGTAAATCCGCTTTCGGCCTGCAGCTTATGGCGCTTGGTTGTAAGTTGGTCGCAGATGACGGTGTGCACGTCACTTTGGAAAACGATGCTCTCGTGGCGCAGGCTCCGGAAGCGATCAAAGGTCTGATTGAAGCACGCGGCATCGGCATTTTGAATGCAGAGGTGCAAGGTCGTGCAAAGATTGTTTTGGCGGTAGACCTTGATCAGTCTGAGCCTGAGCGCTTGCCTATTCAACGGTCTTTTGAAGTGTTGGGGCACAATGTCCCCTTGATCTGGCGCGTGGACGCGCCACACTTTGCCCCAGCAATCCTGCAAATTCTTAAATCCGGTTGGAGCGATCGATGA
- a CDS encoding PTS sugar transporter subunit IIA has protein sequence MIGIVIVAHGGLAQEYRAAVEHVVGPQPGMVSIAIGPDDDRAAKQSEICAAADDVDTGDGVVIVTDMFGGSPTNLSLKACSPENRRILYGANLPMLIKLAKSRKGSVPDAVEAAIAAAHKYINSHDGGLPQ, from the coding sequence TTGATTGGTATTGTCATTGTGGCACATGGGGGTTTGGCGCAGGAATACCGCGCCGCGGTCGAACACGTGGTTGGACCGCAGCCCGGTATGGTCAGTATTGCGATCGGCCCCGATGATGACCGCGCGGCAAAGCAATCCGAGATCTGCGCAGCGGCGGATGATGTTGATACTGGCGACGGCGTTGTGATTGTAACGGATATGTTTGGTGGCTCGCCTACCAATCTTTCCCTCAAGGCGTGTAGTCCGGAAAACCGTCGTATCCTTTATGGTGCGAACCTGCCGATGTTGATCAAGCTTGCCAAATCTCGCAAGGGTAGTGTGCCCGATGCGGTCGAAGCGGCCATCGCGGCCGCGCATAAATACATCAATAGTCACGATGGGGGTCTGCCCCAATGA
- a CDS encoding HPr family phosphocarrier protein, producing MTQMRLKIENIKGLHARASAKLVEVVESFDAEATVSKDGERTSGDSIMGLLMLAASIGTFIDVETRGPQEKELAAAIENLVADKFGEGD from the coding sequence ATGACCCAGATGCGCTTGAAGATCGAAAACATCAAAGGTTTGCATGCACGCGCCTCTGCCAAACTGGTTGAGGTAGTTGAGAGCTTTGATGCAGAAGCCACCGTCAGCAAGGACGGTGAACGCACGAGCGGTGACAGCATCATGGGGCTTTTGATGTTGGCAGCTTCCATAGGGACCTTTATTGACGTGGAAACGCGCGGACCGCAGGAAAAGGAACTTGCTGCGGCTATTGAAAACCTGGTTGCCGATAAGTTTGGTGAAGGCGACTGA
- a CDS encoding lysophospholipid acyltransferase family protein — protein sequence MTETPPKAPAQPSVSEPPPRVYNRRALTYSDTFDSPTKRAVIKTIEWLTGKIKIIRMVREFEKRGKYHGQAFWRGALDVMGIDLMTPQEQLDRIPKAGPVVVVANHPHGLVDGMIFADLIGRVRTDYRVLTRAFLTDIDEDAGRFLIPVPFPHDKDAQAKMVEMRKQAMAHLKQGGVIAVFPSGVVASSNSLFGPMVEKEWNLFTAKMIRMSGARVVPLFFPGANSRWYQMANRISPTLRQSLLIYEIVRACGKPQKPIIGHPFDADEVKERLNDQRACMDWMREQTLNLKD from the coding sequence TTGACCGAAACGCCCCCAAAGGCCCCTGCACAGCCATCTGTCTCAGAGCCGCCGCCGCGTGTCTATAATCGTCGGGCGCTGACCTATTCGGACACCTTTGACAGCCCGACTAAACGCGCAGTCATCAAGACAATTGAATGGCTGACGGGCAAGATCAAGATTATCCGGATGGTCCGCGAATTCGAAAAACGCGGTAAGTATCACGGTCAGGCGTTCTGGCGCGGTGCACTGGACGTGATGGGAATTGATCTGATGACGCCGCAAGAGCAGCTTGATCGTATCCCCAAAGCTGGCCCTGTCGTTGTTGTGGCAAACCACCCGCATGGCTTGGTGGACGGGATGATATTTGCGGATCTGATCGGTCGGGTGCGTACCGATTACCGCGTTCTGACCCGCGCCTTTCTGACCGACATTGATGAAGATGCAGGGCGTTTCTTGATCCCGGTCCCGTTCCCCCATGACAAAGATGCGCAGGCTAAAATGGTCGAGATGCGCAAACAGGCGATGGCCCACCTCAAACAGGGCGGTGTCATTGCAGTGTTCCCATCAGGGGTTGTTGCGTCTTCCAATTCGTTGTTTGGCCCGATGGTCGAAAAGGAATGGAACCTTTTTACTGCTAAAATGATCCGTATGTCGGGTGCACGCGTTGTACCGCTGTTCTTTCCGGGCGCGAATTCGCGCTGGTATCAAATGGCCAACCGGATATCGCCGACACTGCGCCAGAGCCTGTTGATCTATGAAATTGTCAGGGCCTGCGGCAAACCGCAGAAGCCCATTATCGGACATCCATTTGATGCCGATGAAGTCAAAGAACGGCTCAACGATCAACGCGCCTGCATGGACTGGATGCGCGAGCAGACGCTGAACCTGAAGGACTAG
- a CDS encoding 3-hydroxybutyryl-CoA dehydrogenase produces the protein MTIEKVGIVGAGQMGNGIAHVFALADYEVLMTDINQDALNAAIALIERNLDRQVSKNLITASQKTEAMKRIGTTPTLTDLGKTDLIIEAATERETIKTAIFEDLVPHLKQDTILTSNTSSISITRLASRTDRPEKFMGFHFMNPVPIMQLVELIRGIATDEPTFKACHAVVERLGKTSATAEDFPAFIVNRILMPMINEAIYTLYEGVGSVQSIDTSLKLGANHPMGPLELADFIGLDTCLAIMNVLHDGLADTKYRPCPLLTKYVEAGWLGRKSERGFYDYRSGTPVPTR, from the coding sequence ATGACAATTGAGAAGGTAGGCATCGTTGGCGCAGGTCAGATGGGCAACGGCATTGCCCATGTCTTTGCCCTTGCCGACTATGAAGTACTGATGACCGATATCAATCAGGACGCATTGAACGCCGCCATTGCGTTGATTGAACGCAATCTGGATCGTCAGGTCAGCAAGAACCTGATCACTGCAAGCCAGAAAACCGAGGCGATGAAACGGATCGGAACGACGCCGACCTTGACCGACCTGGGCAAAACCGACTTGATCATCGAAGCCGCAACCGAGCGCGAGACGATCAAGACCGCCATTTTCGAAGATCTTGTGCCACACCTCAAGCAGGACACGATCCTGACGTCGAACACCTCGTCAATCTCGATCACCCGGCTGGCATCGCGGACGGACCGGCCCGAGAAATTCATGGGCTTCCACTTTATGAACCCAGTGCCAATCATGCAGCTGGTTGAACTAATCCGTGGCATCGCCACTGATGAACCGACCTTCAAGGCCTGCCACGCCGTTGTGGAGCGCTTAGGCAAAACATCTGCCACCGCCGAGGATTTCCCCGCCTTTATCGTCAACCGCATCCTGATGCCGATGATCAATGAGGCGATCTACACACTTTATGAAGGTGTCGGTTCGGTCCAATCCATAGATACCTCGCTCAAACTTGGCGCGAACCATCCAATGGGGCCACTGGAACTTGCCGATTTTATTGGTCTTGATACCTGTCTGGCCATCATGAACGTCCTCCATGACGGTCTGGCCGATACCAAGTATCGCCCTTGCCCCCTGCTCACCAAATATGTCGAAGCAGGCTGGCTGGGTCGCAAATCTGAGCGCGGGTTCTATGACTACCGCAGCGGCACGCCCGTACCCACGCGCTAG